The following proteins are encoded in a genomic region of Channa argus isolate prfri chromosome 3, Channa argus male v1.0, whole genome shotgun sequence:
- the ptprdb gene encoding protein tyrosine phosphatase receptor type Db isoform X25, translated as MHVSTYPMMLSASPGLLLLSFLFLVDADSPPRFTRTPEDQTGVQGGVASFVCQATGDPQPKIVWNKKGKKVSNQRFEVIEFDDGSGSVLRIQPLRTPRDEAIYECHASNSAGEITASTRLNVLREDQLPPGFPTIDMGPQLKVVERSRTATMLCAASGNPDPEITWFKDFLPVNTSNNNGRIKQLRSGGTPIRGALQIEMSEESDQGKYECVATNSDGTRYSTPANLYVRELREVRRVPPRFSIPPADSEIMPGGNVNITCVAVGSPMPYVKWMLGAEDLTPEDDMPIGRNVLELTDVRQSNNYTCVAMSTLGVIEAVAQIIVKALPKAPGTPVVTERTATSITLTWDSGNPEPVSYYIIQHRAKGSEDPYKEIDGIATTRYSVGGLSPYSHYDFRVAAVNTIGQGPSSDVVEARTAEQAPSSPPRQVRGRMLSTTTAIIHWDEPEEPNGQVVGYRVYYTSDNTLSVNQWEKQMVRSANFITIQGLTPNKTYYIRVLAFTSVGDGPLSQDLQIIAKTGVPSQPSEFKGEAKSETSILLSWVAPPQGGPDNQITGYELVYRRADDTEEKKVSFEPATSYLLKNLKPFSTYTFQLAARSKHGIGAYTNEVSIDTPQTLPSAPPQGITCISPSSTSILVSWGPPPLEFQNGIITGYSIQYSTTEGNKTSKRVDAIPLENSPYLLENLEKWTEYGITVRAQTEAGEGPESLQLLIRTEEDVPSGPPRGVEAETVNTSAIRVKWRAPAPERQHGQIRGYQVHYVRMNYGEPRGQPFIKDILIEDSQWGYDDSAEYEVVLGDLKADTSYSVSVGAYTAKGDGARSKPVTVCTAIPLPEKPKLKLNHIVSGNARLDWEPPPNPPASLLGYRLTFGRIDVLPFTVVEFPSTETCYVAHDIHKGAKYVFRLSARNKMGYGDEAVAEMTTTEDAPNGYPENVISLEATATSLQLAWKSVPLIEQNGKITKYSVLYKDINSRGNASEVVVPAPGSRVLLEGLNADTVYDVRVCAFTAVGSGPYSPSVQFRTQQLDQVFATNFRVKAAMKHSVLLSWEIREKNPAQPFTILYGKGQSVEVDGKQTQKLIIGLEPDTQYSFLLTNRANSAGGLQHRVTATTAPDILKTKPMVLGKTNADGMVTVQLPTVQTTAKVRGYYVVVVPLKKQKGKFLNPWDEPDQMNLDELLKEINRTSVSRALRIRRQAAQSDPRAYVTAQFKTLPLEFTLGDGRNYGDFRNHPLQNGQEYVFFVLALLDLSENTTYATSPYSDSVTSSDVDPQPMVDEEEGLLWVVGPVLAVIFIVCIVIAILLFKSKPDRKRAEAEGRKGSFPCSKAMSSHHPTDPVELRRINFQTPAYCVSVYRGYRRLSSMASHPPIPISEMADHIERLKANDNLKFSQEYESIDPGQQFTWENSNLEVNKPKNRYANVIAYDHSRVILSSIEGVPGSDYINANYIDGYRRQNAYIATQGSLPETFGDFWRMVWEQHTANIIMMTKLEEKSRVKCDQYWPTRGTETYGLIQVTLLDTVELATYSVRTFALYKSGSNEKREVRHFQFTAWPDHGVPEHPTPFLAFLRRIKACNPPDAGPMVVHCSAGVGRTGCFVVIDAMTERIKHEKTIDIYGHVTLMRSQRNYMVQTEDQYIFIHDALLEAVTCGNTEVPARNLYSYIQRLTQIEPGENVTGMELEFKRLASAKAHTSRFVSANLPCNKFKNRLVNIMPYETTRVCLQPIRGVEGSDYINASFIDGYRQQKAYIATQGPLAETTEDYWRMLWEHNSTIVVMLTKLREMGREKCHQYWPAERSARYQYFVVDPMAEYNMPQYILREFKVTDARDGQSRTVRQFQFTDWPEQGVPKSGEGFIDFIGQVHKTKEQFGQDGPITVHCSAGVGRTGVFITLSIVLERMRYEGVVDIFQTVKMLRTQRPATVQTEDQYQFCYRASLEYLGSFDHYAT; from the exons CACCTCCAAGATTCACACGAACCCCAGAAGACCAAACAGGAGTCCAGGGGGGAGTAGCTTCCTTTGTGTGCCAGGCCACTGGAGATCCTCAGCCCAAGATTGTCTggaacaaaaaaggcaaaaaagtcAGCAACCAGAGATTTGAG GTAATAGAATTTGACGATGGGTCTGGTTCAGTCCTGAGGATCCAGCCTCTGAGGACTCCCAGGGATGAAGCAATTTACGAATGTCATGCCTCCAATTCTGCAGGAGAGATCACTGCCTCCACTAGACTAAATGTGCTACGAG AGGACCAGCTACCCCCGGGGTTCCCCACCATAGACATGGGTCCCCAGCTGAAAGTGGTGGAGCGTTCTCGGACTGCCACAATGCTCTGTGCAGCTAGTGGCAACCCTGACCCAGAAATTACCTGGTTCAAGGATTTCCTGCCAGTCAATACATCCAATAACAATGGACGAATCAAGCAGCTCCGCTCAG GTGGCACGCCCATACGAG GTGCCCTCCAGATAGAAATGAGTGAGGAGTCAGACCAGGGGAAGTATGAGTGTGTTGCCACCAACAGTGATGGGACACGTTATTCCACCCCAGCTAACCTCTATGTCAGAG AGCTGCGAGAAG TGCGCCGTGTCCCCCCTCGCTTCTCCATCCCCCCAGCAGACAGCGAGATCATGCCAGGGGGGAATGTCAACATCACCTGCGTGGCAGTGGGCTCACCCATGCCCTATGTAAAGTGGATGTTGGGTGCAGAGGACCTGACACCAGAGGATGACATGCCTATCGGTCGCAATGTCCTGGAACTGACGGACGTGCGCCAGTCTAACAATTACACCTGTGTTGCCATGTCAACTCTTGGTGTGATTGAGGCAGTGGCACAGATTATTGTGAAAG CTCTACCGAAGGCTCCTGGTACCCCTGTGGTGACAGAGAGAACTGCAACAAGCATTACTCTTACCTGGGATTCTGGCAACCCTGAACCTGTCTCCTACTATATTATACAG CATCGTGCTAAAGGCTCAGAGGACCCCTATAAAGAGATTGATGGCATCGCCACCACACGCTACAGTGTGGGTGGCCTCAGCCCGTACTCTCATTATGACTTTCGAGTGGCAGCCGTTAACACCATTGGCCAGGGCCCCTCCAGCGATGTGGTGGAGGCTCGCACAGCTGAGCAAgctccctcctcccctccacGACAG GTCAGAGGTCGTATGCTcagcacaacaacagcaatTATCCACTGGGATGAACCAGAGGAACCTAATGGACAGGTGGTTGGCTACAGAGTGTACTACACTTCAGACAACACACTGTCAGTCAACCag TGGGAGAAGCAGATGGTGCGCAGCGCCAACTTCATAACCATCCAGGGTTTGACTCCTAACAAGACTTACTACATCAGAGTGCTGGCCTTCACCTCTGTAGGAGATGGACCCCTGTCCCAGGACCTGCAGATTATAGCTAAGACTGGAG TCCCATCCCAACCTTCAGAATTTAAGGGAGAGGCCAAATCTGAGACCAGTATCCTGTTGTCCTGGGTGGCCCCACCTCAGGGTGGGCCTGACAACCAAATCACAGGATATGAATTGGTCTATCGACGAGCTGACGACACTGAGGAG AAGAAAGTGAGCTTTGAGCCCGCCACCTCCTATCTGTTGAAGAACTTGAAGCCTTTTTCCACCTACACCTTCCAGCTGGCTGCCAGGAGCAAGCATGGAATTGGGGCATATACCAACGAGGTGTCCATCGACACACCACAGACGC TTCCTTCAGCACCTCCCCAGGGCATCACATGTATCAGTCCCAGTTCTACCAGCATCCTGGTAAGTTGGGGTCCACCTCCTCTGGAGTTTCAGAACGGCATCATTACAGGATACTCCATCCAGTACTCCACTACTGAGGGCAACAAAACGTCTAAAAGAGTTGATGCAATTCCTCTGGAAAATTCTCCATATCTCCTGGAAAACCTGGAGAAATGGACTGAGTATGGCATAACGGTACGGGCACAGACGGAGGCCGGGGAAGGACCAGAAAGTTTACAGCTGCTTATCCGCACCGAGGAAGATG ttCCAAGTGGTCCTCCGCGAGGGGTGGAGGCAGAGACTGTGAACACTTCAGCCATTAGGGTGAAATGGCGAGCACCGGCGCCGGAACGGCAGCACGGTCAGATCAGAGGCTACCAAGTCCATTATGTGAGAATGAACTACGGAGAACCTCGGGGTCAGCCCTTCATCAAGGACATCCTAATAGAGGACTCACAG TGGGGATATGATGACTCAGCTGAGTAT GAGGTGGTTCTTGGAGACCTGAAGGCAGATACTTCCTACTCTGTATCAGTGGGGGCTTACACTGCCAAAGGCGATGGTGCTCGCAGCAAACCTGTTACAGTCTGCACAGCGATCCCAC tGCCCGAAAAGCCTAAACTGAAGTTGAACCACATTGTCTCAGGCAATGCTCGGCTTGACTGGGAACCACCTCCAAACCCACCAGCCTCCCTCCTAGGGTACCGCCTCACCTTTGGCCGCATTGATGTCCTGCCTTTTACAGTAGTGGAGTTCCCCTCCACGGAGACTTGCTATGTTGCTCATGACATCCACAAGGGAGCTAAATATGTGTTCAGACTGTCTGCCCGTAACAAAATGGGGTATGGAGATGAGGCAGTTGCGGAGATGACTACTACAGAAGATGCTCCAAATGGATACCCAGAAAATGTTATCTCTTTGGAGGCTACTGCCACCTCCCTCCAGCTGGCGTGGAAATCAGTCCCACTTATtgagcaaaatggaaaaattacCAAGTACTCAGTGCTGTACAAGGATATAAACAGTCGGGGGAACGCCTCAGAAGTTGTGGTGCCCGCTCCAGGGTCAAGGGTTTTGTTGGAGGGTCTGAATGCAGACACGGTGTATGATGTCAGGGTGTGCGCGTTCACTGCTGTTGGTTCTGGGCCATATAGCCCCAGTGTCCAGTTTAGGACGCAGCAGCTAGACCAAG TTTTTGCCACAAACTTCAGAGTAAAAGCTGCGATGAAACACTCAGTTCTACTGTCATGGGAGATCCGAGAGAAGAACCCTGCCCAGCCTTTCACT ATCCTATATGGAAAGGGACAGTCTGTTGAAGTGGACGGCAAGCAGACCCAGAAGCTGATCATAGGCTTGGAGCCTGACACTCAGTACTCTTTTCTACTCACCAACCGGGCCAACAGCGCCGGAGGCCTGCAGCACCGTGTCACTGCCACCACAGCCCCAGACATCCTGAAGACCAAGCCTATGGTGCTGGGAAAGACGAACGCAGATGGCATGGTGACTGTGCAGCTACCAACTGTACAGACCACAGCAAAAGTCAG GGGTTATTATGTGGTGGTGGTGCCACTGAAGAAGCAGAAGGGGAAGTTCCTGAATCCCTGGGATGAACCCGACCAGATGAACCTGGACGAG ctcCTTAAAGAGATCAACAGGACCAGTGTCAGTCGTGCCCTTCGCATCCGCAGACAGGCTGCCCAGTCAGATCCCAGGGCCTATGTCACTGCTCAATTTAAGACCCTTCCACTGGAGTTCACACTAGGTGACGGACGAAACTACGGCGACTTTCGCAATCATCCGCTGCAAAACGGACAGGAATATGTGTTCTTTGTGCTTGCACTTTTAGACCTTTCTGAGAAT ACCACGTATGCAACTAGTCCTTACTCTGATTCTGTTACCTCATCGGATGTGGATCCCCAGCCAATGGTCGATGAGGAGGAGGGGCTGCTGTGGGTTGTGGGGCCTGTGCTGGCTGTTATCTTCATTGTCTGTATTGTCATCGCCATTCTTCTCTTCAAGAG TAAACCTGACAG GAAAAGAGCTGAGGCTGAGGGCAGGAAGGGCAGTTTTCCCTGCAGCAAAGCCATGTCGTCCCACCATCCCACTGATCCTGTGGAGCTACGCAGAATCAACTTCCAGACTCCAG CCTACTGTGTATCAGTGTACCGTGGTTATCGACGTTTGTCAA GCATGGCAAGTCACCCGCCCATCCCCATCTCTGAAATGGCAGATCACATCGAGCGCCTCAAGGCAAACGACAATCTCAAGTTCTCTCAAGAGTATGAG TCCATCGACCCTGGACAGCAGTTCACATGGGAGAACTCCAACTTGGAAGTTAACAAACCAAAGAACCGCTATGCTAACGTCATTGCCTATGATCACTCCAGGGTTATACTGTCCAGCATTGAGG gtgtcccaggCAGTGACTACATCAATGCTAACTATATTGATGGCTACCGCCGTCAGAATGCCTATATAGCCACTCAGGGCTCCCTCCCTGAGACTTTCGGAGACTTTTGGAGGATGGTCTGGGAGCAGCACACAGCCAACATCATCATGATGACCAAGCTGGAAGAAAAGTCACGG GTAAAGTGCGATCAGTACTGGCCAACCCGGGGCACAGAGACCTACGGCCTCATTCAGGTCACTCTGCTTGATACAGTGGAGCTGGCCACCTACTCTGTCAGGACCTTTGCCCTTTACAAG AGCGGCTCCAATGAGAAGCGTGAGGTTCGTCACTTCCAGTTCACAGCCTGGCCAGACCACGGGGTGCCTGAACACCCGACTCCTTTCCTGGCTTTCCTACGTAGGATCAAGGCCTGTAACCCTCCAGACGCAGGACCCATGGTTGTACATTGCAG TGCTGGAGTGGGTCGCACAGGCTGCTTCGTCGTGATCGATGCCATGACGGAGCGAATCAAGCACGAGAAGACCATCGACATCTACGGCCACGTCACGCTGATGCGCTCTCAGAGGAACTACATGGTCCAAACAGAGGACCAGTACATCTTCATTCATGATGCGCTGCTGGAGGCCGTGACCTGCGGAAACACAGAGGTCCCCGCTCGGAACCTCTATTCCTATATCCAGAGGCTGACACAGATTGAACCGGGAGAGAATGTCACTGGCATGGAGCTGGAGTTCAAG CGTCTTGCCAGTGCGAAGGCACACACATCACGGTTTGTGAGTGCCAACCTGCCATGCAACAAGTTCAAGAACCGGCTGGTGAACATCATGCCATATGAGACCAcgcgtgtgtgtctgcagccaatcagaggagTGGAAGGATCTGACTATATCAACGCCAGCTTCATTGATGGATACAG GCAGCAGAAGGCCTACATAGCAACCCAAGGCCCACTAGCTGAGACAACTGAGGACTACTGGAGGATGCTGTGGGAGCACAACTCCACCATAGTTGTCATGCTAACCAAACTGAGAGAAATGGGACGG
- the ptprdb gene encoding protein tyrosine phosphatase receptor type Db isoform X24: MHVSTYPMMLSASPGLLLLSFLFLVDADSPPRFTRTPEDQTGVQGGVASFVCQATGDPQPKIVWNKKGKKVSNQRFEVIEFDDGSGSVLRIQPLRTPRDEAIYECHASNSAGEITASTRLNVLREDQLPPGFPTIDMGPQLKVVERSRTATMLCAASGNPDPEITWFKDFLPVNTSNNNGRIKQLRSGGTPIRGALQIEMSEESDQGKYECVATNSDGTRYSTPANLYVRVRRVPPRFSIPPADSEIMPGGNVNITCVAVGSPMPYVKWMLGAEDLTPEDDMPIGRNVLELTDVRQSNNYTCVAMSTLGVIEAVAQIIVKALPKAPGTPVVTERTATSITLTWDSGNPEPVSYYIIQHRAKGSEDPYKEIDGIATTRYSVGGLSPYSHYDFRVAAVNTIGQGPSSDVVEARTAEQAPSSPPRQVRGRMLSTTTAIIHWDEPEEPNGQVVGYRVYYTSDNTLSVNQWEKQMVRSANFITIQGLTPNKTYYIRVLAFTSVGDGPLSQDLQIIAKTGVPSQPSEFKGEAKSETSILLSWVAPPQGGPDNQITGYELVYRRADDTEEKKVSFEPATSYLLKNLKPFSTYTFQLAARSKHGIGAYTNEVSIDTPQTLPSAPPQGITCISPSSTSILVSWGPPPLEFQNGIITGYSIQYSTTEGNKTSKRVDAIPLENSPYLLENLEKWTEYGITVRAQTEAGEGPESLQLLIRTEEDVPSGPPRGVEAETVNTSAIRVKWRAPAPERQHGQIRGYQVHYVRMNYGEPRGQPFIKDILIEDSQWGYDDSAEYEVVLGDLKADTSYSVSVGAYTAKGDGARSKPVTVCTAIPLPEKPKLKLNHIVSGNARLDWEPPPNPPASLLGYRLTFGRIDVLPFTVVEFPSTETCYVAHDIHKGAKYVFRLSARNKMGYGDEAVAEMTTTEDAPNGYPENVISLEATATSLQLAWKSVPLIEQNGKITKYSVLYKDINSRGNASEVVVPAPGSRVLLEGLNADTVYDVRVCAFTAVGSGPYSPSVQFRTQQLDQVFATNFRVKAAMKHSVLLSWEIREKNPAQPFTILYGKGQSVEVDGKQTQKLIIGLEPDTQYSFLLTNRANSAGGLQHRVTATTAPDILKTKPMVLGKTNADGMVTVQLPTVQTTAKVRGYYVVVVPLKKQKGKFLNPWDEPDQMNLDELLKEINRTSVSRALRIRRQAAQSDPRAYVTAQFKTLPLEFTLGDGRNYGDFRNHPLQNGQEYVFFVLALLDLSENTTYATSPYSDSVTSSDVDPQPMVDEEEGLLWVVGPVLAVIFIVCIVIAILLFKSKPDRKRAEAEGRKGSFPCSKAMSSHHPTDPVELRRINFQTPAYCVSVYRGYRRLSSMASHPPIPISEMADHIERLKANDNLKFSQEYESIDPGQQFTWENSNLEVNKPKNRYANVIAYDHSRVILSSIEGVPGSDYINANYIDGYRRQNAYIATQGSLPETFGDFWRMVWEQHTANIIMMTKLEEKSRVKCDQYWPTRGTETYGLIQVTLLDTVELATYSVRTFALYKSGSNEKREVRHFQFTAWPDHGVPEHPTPFLAFLRRIKACNPPDAGPMVVHCSAGVGRTGCFVVIDAMTERIKHEKTIDIYGHVTLMRSQRNYMVQTEDQYIFIHDALLEAVTCGNTEVPARNLYSYIQRLTQIEPGENVTGMELEFKRLASAKAHTSRFVSANLPCNKFKNRLVNIMPYETTRVCLQPIRGVEGSDYINASFIDGYRQQKAYIATQGPLAETTEDYWRMLWEHNSTIVVMLTKLREMGREKCHQYWPAERSARYQYFVVDPMAEYNMPQYILREFKVTDARDGQSRTVRQFQFTDWPEQGVPKSGEGFIDFIGQVHKTKEQFGQDGPITVHCSAGVGRTGVFITLSIVLERMRYEGVVDIFQTVKMLRTQRPATVQTEDQYQFCYRASLEYLGSFDHYAT; the protein is encoded by the exons CACCTCCAAGATTCACACGAACCCCAGAAGACCAAACAGGAGTCCAGGGGGGAGTAGCTTCCTTTGTGTGCCAGGCCACTGGAGATCCTCAGCCCAAGATTGTCTggaacaaaaaaggcaaaaaagtcAGCAACCAGAGATTTGAG GTAATAGAATTTGACGATGGGTCTGGTTCAGTCCTGAGGATCCAGCCTCTGAGGACTCCCAGGGATGAAGCAATTTACGAATGTCATGCCTCCAATTCTGCAGGAGAGATCACTGCCTCCACTAGACTAAATGTGCTACGAG AGGACCAGCTACCCCCGGGGTTCCCCACCATAGACATGGGTCCCCAGCTGAAAGTGGTGGAGCGTTCTCGGACTGCCACAATGCTCTGTGCAGCTAGTGGCAACCCTGACCCAGAAATTACCTGGTTCAAGGATTTCCTGCCAGTCAATACATCCAATAACAATGGACGAATCAAGCAGCTCCGCTCAG GTGGCACGCCCATACGAG GTGCCCTCCAGATAGAAATGAGTGAGGAGTCAGACCAGGGGAAGTATGAGTGTGTTGCCACCAACAGTGATGGGACACGTTATTCCACCCCAGCTAACCTCTATGTCAGAG TGCGCCGTGTCCCCCCTCGCTTCTCCATCCCCCCAGCAGACAGCGAGATCATGCCAGGGGGGAATGTCAACATCACCTGCGTGGCAGTGGGCTCACCCATGCCCTATGTAAAGTGGATGTTGGGTGCAGAGGACCTGACACCAGAGGATGACATGCCTATCGGTCGCAATGTCCTGGAACTGACGGACGTGCGCCAGTCTAACAATTACACCTGTGTTGCCATGTCAACTCTTGGTGTGATTGAGGCAGTGGCACAGATTATTGTGAAAG CTCTACCGAAGGCTCCTGGTACCCCTGTGGTGACAGAGAGAACTGCAACAAGCATTACTCTTACCTGGGATTCTGGCAACCCTGAACCTGTCTCCTACTATATTATACAG CATCGTGCTAAAGGCTCAGAGGACCCCTATAAAGAGATTGATGGCATCGCCACCACACGCTACAGTGTGGGTGGCCTCAGCCCGTACTCTCATTATGACTTTCGAGTGGCAGCCGTTAACACCATTGGCCAGGGCCCCTCCAGCGATGTGGTGGAGGCTCGCACAGCTGAGCAAgctccctcctcccctccacGACAG GTCAGAGGTCGTATGCTcagcacaacaacagcaatTATCCACTGGGATGAACCAGAGGAACCTAATGGACAGGTGGTTGGCTACAGAGTGTACTACACTTCAGACAACACACTGTCAGTCAACCag TGGGAGAAGCAGATGGTGCGCAGCGCCAACTTCATAACCATCCAGGGTTTGACTCCTAACAAGACTTACTACATCAGAGTGCTGGCCTTCACCTCTGTAGGAGATGGACCCCTGTCCCAGGACCTGCAGATTATAGCTAAGACTGGAG TCCCATCCCAACCTTCAGAATTTAAGGGAGAGGCCAAATCTGAGACCAGTATCCTGTTGTCCTGGGTGGCCCCACCTCAGGGTGGGCCTGACAACCAAATCACAGGATATGAATTGGTCTATCGACGAGCTGACGACACTGAGGAG AAGAAAGTGAGCTTTGAGCCCGCCACCTCCTATCTGTTGAAGAACTTGAAGCCTTTTTCCACCTACACCTTCCAGCTGGCTGCCAGGAGCAAGCATGGAATTGGGGCATATACCAACGAGGTGTCCATCGACACACCACAGACGC TTCCTTCAGCACCTCCCCAGGGCATCACATGTATCAGTCCCAGTTCTACCAGCATCCTGGTAAGTTGGGGTCCACCTCCTCTGGAGTTTCAGAACGGCATCATTACAGGATACTCCATCCAGTACTCCACTACTGAGGGCAACAAAACGTCTAAAAGAGTTGATGCAATTCCTCTGGAAAATTCTCCATATCTCCTGGAAAACCTGGAGAAATGGACTGAGTATGGCATAACGGTACGGGCACAGACGGAGGCCGGGGAAGGACCAGAAAGTTTACAGCTGCTTATCCGCACCGAGGAAGATG ttCCAAGTGGTCCTCCGCGAGGGGTGGAGGCAGAGACTGTGAACACTTCAGCCATTAGGGTGAAATGGCGAGCACCGGCGCCGGAACGGCAGCACGGTCAGATCAGAGGCTACCAAGTCCATTATGTGAGAATGAACTACGGAGAACCTCGGGGTCAGCCCTTCATCAAGGACATCCTAATAGAGGACTCACAG TGGGGATATGATGACTCAGCTGAGTAT GAGGTGGTTCTTGGAGACCTGAAGGCAGATACTTCCTACTCTGTATCAGTGGGGGCTTACACTGCCAAAGGCGATGGTGCTCGCAGCAAACCTGTTACAGTCTGCACAGCGATCCCAC tGCCCGAAAAGCCTAAACTGAAGTTGAACCACATTGTCTCAGGCAATGCTCGGCTTGACTGGGAACCACCTCCAAACCCACCAGCCTCCCTCCTAGGGTACCGCCTCACCTTTGGCCGCATTGATGTCCTGCCTTTTACAGTAGTGGAGTTCCCCTCCACGGAGACTTGCTATGTTGCTCATGACATCCACAAGGGAGCTAAATATGTGTTCAGACTGTCTGCCCGTAACAAAATGGGGTATGGAGATGAGGCAGTTGCGGAGATGACTACTACAGAAGATGCTCCAAATGGATACCCAGAAAATGTTATCTCTTTGGAGGCTACTGCCACCTCCCTCCAGCTGGCGTGGAAATCAGTCCCACTTATtgagcaaaatggaaaaattacCAAGTACTCAGTGCTGTACAAGGATATAAACAGTCGGGGGAACGCCTCAGAAGTTGTGGTGCCCGCTCCAGGGTCAAGGGTTTTGTTGGAGGGTCTGAATGCAGACACGGTGTATGATGTCAGGGTGTGCGCGTTCACTGCTGTTGGTTCTGGGCCATATAGCCCCAGTGTCCAGTTTAGGACGCAGCAGCTAGACCAAG TTTTTGCCACAAACTTCAGAGTAAAAGCTGCGATGAAACACTCAGTTCTACTGTCATGGGAGATCCGAGAGAAGAACCCTGCCCAGCCTTTCACT ATCCTATATGGAAAGGGACAGTCTGTTGAAGTGGACGGCAAGCAGACCCAGAAGCTGATCATAGGCTTGGAGCCTGACACTCAGTACTCTTTTCTACTCACCAACCGGGCCAACAGCGCCGGAGGCCTGCAGCACCGTGTCACTGCCACCACAGCCCCAGACATCCTGAAGACCAAGCCTATGGTGCTGGGAAAGACGAACGCAGATGGCATGGTGACTGTGCAGCTACCAACTGTACAGACCACAGCAAAAGTCAG GGGTTATTATGTGGTGGTGGTGCCACTGAAGAAGCAGAAGGGGAAGTTCCTGAATCCCTGGGATGAACCCGACCAGATGAACCTGGACGAG ctcCTTAAAGAGATCAACAGGACCAGTGTCAGTCGTGCCCTTCGCATCCGCAGACAGGCTGCCCAGTCAGATCCCAGGGCCTATGTCACTGCTCAATTTAAGACCCTTCCACTGGAGTTCACACTAGGTGACGGACGAAACTACGGCGACTTTCGCAATCATCCGCTGCAAAACGGACAGGAATATGTGTTCTTTGTGCTTGCACTTTTAGACCTTTCTGAGAAT ACCACGTATGCAACTAGTCCTTACTCTGATTCTGTTACCTCATCGGATGTGGATCCCCAGCCAATGGTCGATGAGGAGGAGGGGCTGCTGTGGGTTGTGGGGCCTGTGCTGGCTGTTATCTTCATTGTCTGTATTGTCATCGCCATTCTTCTCTTCAAGAG TAAACCTGACAG GAAAAGAGCTGAGGCTGAGGGCAGGAAGGGCAGTTTTCCCTGCAGCAAAGCCATGTCGTCCCACCATCCCACTGATCCTGTGGAGCTACGCAGAATCAACTTCCAGACTCCAG CCTACTGTGTATCAGTGTACCGTGGTTATCGACGTTTGTCAA GCATGGCAAGTCACCCGCCCATCCCCATCTCTGAAATGGCAGATCACATCGAGCGCCTCAAGGCAAACGACAATCTCAAGTTCTCTCAAGAGTATGAG TCCATCGACCCTGGACAGCAGTTCACATGGGAGAACTCCAACTTGGAAGTTAACAAACCAAAGAACCGCTATGCTAACGTCATTGCCTATGATCACTCCAGGGTTATACTGTCCAGCATTGAGG gtgtcccaggCAGTGACTACATCAATGCTAACTATATTGATGGCTACCGCCGTCAGAATGCCTATATAGCCACTCAGGGCTCCCTCCCTGAGACTTTCGGAGACTTTTGGAGGATGGTCTGGGAGCAGCACACAGCCAACATCATCATGATGACCAAGCTGGAAGAAAAGTCACGG GTAAAGTGCGATCAGTACTGGCCAACCCGGGGCACAGAGACCTACGGCCTCATTCAGGTCACTCTGCTTGATACAGTGGAGCTGGCCACCTACTCTGTCAGGACCTTTGCCCTTTACAAG AGCGGCTCCAATGAGAAGCGTGAGGTTCGTCACTTCCAGTTCACAGCCTGGCCAGACCACGGGGTGCCTGAACACCCGACTCCTTTCCTGGCTTTCCTACGTAGGATCAAGGCCTGTAACCCTCCAGACGCAGGACCCATGGTTGTACATTGCAG TGCTGGAGTGGGTCGCACAGGCTGCTTCGTCGTGATCGATGCCATGACGGAGCGAATCAAGCACGAGAAGACCATCGACATCTACGGCCACGTCACGCTGATGCGCTCTCAGAGGAACTACATGGTCCAAACAGAGGACCAGTACATCTTCATTCATGATGCGCTGCTGGAGGCCGTGACCTGCGGAAACACAGAGGTCCCCGCTCGGAACCTCTATTCCTATATCCAGAGGCTGACACAGATTGAACCGGGAGAGAATGTCACTGGCATGGAGCTGGAGTTCAAG CGTCTTGCCAGTGCGAAGGCACACACATCACGGTTTGTGAGTGCCAACCTGCCATGCAACAAGTTCAAGAACCGGCTGGTGAACATCATGCCATATGAGACCAcgcgtgtgtgtctgcagccaatcagaggagTGGAAGGATCTGACTATATCAACGCCAGCTTCATTGATGGATACAG GCAGCAGAAGGCCTACATAGCAACCCAAGGCCCACTAGCTGAGACAACTGAGGACTACTGGAGGATGCTGTGGGAGCACAACTCCACCATAGTTGTCATGCTAACCAAACTGAGAGAAATGGGACGG